A single region of the Thioalkalivibrio nitratireducens DSM 14787 genome encodes:
- a CDS encoding arginyltransferase: MQTHPIQWYITAPQPCPYLQGREMQTVLVDPAARLRSDHYGRLLGEGFRRSGQFVYRHQCPSCRACIPVRIPVTKFRPGRAQRRCLHRNADLDVRHVRRPDLDEHMTLFRRYLDARHPGGGMESTTRDDYAGMLSERACGVLLFEHRLGSELLAVAVTDVTPRGLSAMYSFFDPNRPERSLGTYAILRQIDEARRMGLPHLYLGYWIPGSEKMDYKTRFRPVEGRANGAWRRIGTQ, from the coding sequence ATGCAAACGCATCCGATCCAGTGGTACATCACCGCGCCCCAGCCGTGTCCCTACCTTCAGGGCCGCGAGATGCAGACGGTGCTCGTCGATCCGGCGGCCCGCCTGCGCAGCGACCATTATGGCCGCCTGCTGGGCGAAGGGTTCCGTCGCAGCGGCCAGTTCGTGTACCGCCACCAGTGCCCGTCCTGCCGCGCCTGCATCCCGGTGCGGATCCCGGTAACCAAGTTCCGGCCTGGCCGGGCACAGCGGCGCTGCCTGCACCGGAATGCGGATCTGGACGTGCGCCACGTGCGACGCCCGGACCTCGACGAGCACATGACCCTGTTCCGGCGCTACCTGGACGCCCGCCATCCTGGCGGAGGCATGGAAAGCACCACGCGCGACGACTACGCCGGAATGCTCAGCGAGCGCGCCTGCGGCGTCTTGCTGTTCGAACACCGGCTCGGGTCGGAATTGCTCGCGGTCGCGGTAACCGACGTTACCCCGCGCGGCCTGTCGGCGATGTACAGCTTCTTCGACCCGAACCGGCCGGAACGCAGCCTGGGCACCTACGCGATCCTGCGCCAGATCGACGAGGCCCGGCGCATGGGCCTACCCCATCTCTACCTCGGCTACTGGATTCCCGGCTCGGAAAAGATGGACTACAAGACGCGCTTCCGGCCGGTCGAAGGCCGGGCGAACGGGGCCTGGCGGCGGATCGGCACGCAGTAG